A window of Solanum stenotomum isolate F172 chromosome 3, ASM1918654v1, whole genome shotgun sequence contains these coding sequences:
- the LOC125857407 gene encoding 26S proteasome regulatory subunit 10B homolog A-like gives MTSESEDVLRRRTAHADFRKRLLQQKELDAQVWAVRENLRAAKKEYGKTEDDLKSLQSIGQIIGEVLRPLDNKCVIVKAIGPRYLVGCCSTVDKENLTSGTRVVLDMTTLTIMRALPREVNPLVYNMLHEEPGNISYSAVGGLSDQIRELRESIELPLMNPELFLRVGIKPPKGVLLYGPPGTGKTLLARAIASNIDANFLKVVSSAIIDKYIGESARLIREMFNYARDHQPCIIFMDEIDAIGGRRFSEGTSADREIQRTLMELLNQLDGFDHIGKVKMIMATNRPDVLDPALLRPGRLDRKIEIPLPNELSRIEILKIHAAGIAKHGDIDYEAVVKLAEGFNGADLRNVCTEAGISAVRAERDYVMHEDFMKAARKLNEAKKLESSVHYTADFGKE, from the exons ATGACGAGCGAGTCGGAAGATGTCCTCCGCCGCCGTACGGCACATGCTGACTTCCGGAAAAGGCTACTCCAGCAGAAGGAGCTAGATGCTCAGGTATGGGCAG TGAGAGAAAATTTGCGTGCGGCCAAAAAGGAATATGGTAAAACAGAAGATGATTTGAAGTCGCTTCAGAGCATTGGGCAGATCATAGGTGAAGTGCTCCGGCCTCTAGATAACAAATGCG TGATAGTTAAAGCCATTGGTCCAAGGTATTTGGTTGGCTGTTGCAGTACAGTGGATAAGGAAAATCTAACTTCTGGCACTAGAGTGGTTCTTGATATGACGACTCTTACAATCATGAGGGCACTCCCACGTGAA GTTAATCCTCTGGTGTATAATATGCTTCATGAAGAGCCTGGCAATATAAGCTACTCTGCTGTGGGTGGACTGTCAGATCAGATCAGAGAGCTGAGAGAATCAATAGAACTACCTCTGATGAACCCTGAACTTTTCCTCCGTGTTGGAATTAAGCCTCCAAAG GGTGTTCTTCTCTATGGGCCTCCTGGGACTGGCAAGACCTTGTTAGCCAGGGCAATTGCTAGCAACATTGATGCCAATTTCTTAAAG GTAGTATCAAGTGCCATTATTGATAAATACATAGGTGAGAGTGCGAGATTAATCCGGGAAATGTTTAATTATGCTCGTGATCACCAA CCTTGCATCATTTTCATGGATGAGATTGATGCAATTGGTGGACGTCGATTTAGCGAGGGAACAAGTGCAGATCGTGAAATTCAGAGAACGCTCATGGAGTTGCTTAATCAGTTGGATGGATTTGACCATATTGGAAAG GTAAAAATGATTATGGCAACAAACAGGCCAGATGTTTTGGACCCAGCTCTTCTTCGCCCTGGTCGGTTAGATAGAAAGATAGAAATACCCTTGCCTAATGAACTATCAAGAATTGAGATTCTCAAGATTCATGCTGCTGGAATTGCTAAACATGGTGACATTGATTATGAAGCTGTTGTTAAGCTTGCTGAG GGTTTTAATGGGGCTGATCTTCGAAATGTGTGCACTGAAGCTGGTATATCAGCAGTACGTGCAGAGCGTGATTATGTCATGCATGAGGATTTCATGAAG GCTGCAAGGAAACTGAATGAAGCAAAGAAACTTGAATCAAGTGTGCACTATACTGCCGATTTTGGCAAGGAGTGA
- the LOC125857661 gene encoding uncharacterized protein LOC125857661 — protein sequence MKKEIFSGAEATGRGGSTLLVSRRENYLGSKDPLAERNSTEVKEFAGSSALSFPSPVKLYPSAPSVSSLSSRGQLPTASFTPCLPHHSSAHQVSDGRRVPGLKSPTFSSSFVLLPGWSNDSTRGSHGGSSDGWSVPDLANPRRDRWSFDSESFGFHRERATTSRGSGSSSFDLQTCGICAKLLNELAVAVLVCGHVFHAECLENMTSEINRYDPACPVCTFGEKQALKIYEKAKAKIELNSRKRFRNRIVDSDISGNLARFERQKSSAHEGGWSSSSSMKSPSKRPFLRHYFSFGSKGSSPSTRRRGFSWTRSNKK from the exons ATGAAGAAAGAAATCTTTTCCGGTGCCGAGGCCACCGGAAGGGGTGGTTCTACCCTCCTAGTAAGTAGGAGAGAGAACTATCTCGGTTCCAAAG ATCCCTTGGCTGAGAGGAATTCCACCGAG GTTAAAGAATTCGCTGGTTCATCAGCACTTTCATTCCCCTCTCCTGTAAAGCTATATCCATCTGCTCCCTCTGTTTCTTCTTTATCATCGCGTGGCCAGCTGCCTACTGCTAGCTTTACTCCATGTTTGCCTCACCATTCTTCAGCGCACCAAGTTTCCGATGGCCGCCGTGTACCAGGGCTGAAGTCACCtacattttcatcttcttttgtgCTCCTCCCTGGTTGGAGTAATGATTCAACTAGGGGCTCTCATGGTGGATCATCAGATGGTTGGTCAGTTCCTGACCTGGCAAATCCTCGTCGAGACAGGTGGTCATTTGATAGTGAATCCTTTGGTTTCCATCGTGAAAGGGCTACTACTAGCCGAGGTTCTGGGTCATCTTCGTTCGATCTCCAAACCTGTGGCATATGTGCAAAGCTATTGAATGAACTTGCTGTTGCTGTTCTAGTTTGCGGCCATGTTTTCCATGCTGAGTGCTTGGAGAATATGACATCTGAAATCAATAGGTATGACCCAGCTTGCCCTGTCTGTACTTTTGGGGAGAAGCAGGCCttgaagatatatgaaaaagCAAAAGCTAAGATAGAATTGAACTCTAGAAAGAGATTTCGAAACAGGATTGTTGACAGTGATATTAGTGGCAATCTTGCTCGGTTCGAGCGTCAGAAAAGTAGTGCTCATGAAGGAGGGTGGAGCTCCAGTTCCAGTATGAAGAGCCCTTCAAAGAGGCCCTTCCTACGACATTATTTCTCCTTTGGTTCAAAGGGATCAAGTCCTTCAACTCGGAGAAGGGGGTTTTCCTGGACAAGATCTAACAAGAAGTAG